AGAGCTGGCGGTGCTGGTGGCGCGCGGGCTCGACGGGGATCACCGCTGCTATCCCGCGGTCGAGATGCGTTTTCGCCCGGGCGAGAATGTCCTTGAAATGTTGCTCGCACCGGCTCAGATCCCCGCCGAGACGGCTGCCGCCGCGGAGCAGCTCGCGGTGCGCACCGTCGATGCCTTGGGCGGTGTGGGCATCTTCGGGGTCGAGATGTTTCTGACCGAGGCGGGCGATCTGCTGGTGAACGAGGTTGCACCGCGCACCCACAACTCGGGTCATCACACCATCGAAGCGAACATGACCGACCAGTTCGAGCAGCATCTGCGCGCCGTCGTAGGTTTGCCGCTGGGGTCGACCGAGCAGCTCTGCCCGGCGGCCATGATCAACCTGCTGGGCGCGCCCGGTCACCGGGGGCGACCCGTCATCAAGGGAATGGCCGAAGCCTTGGCGATTCCCGGCGTCTGCTTGCACCTTTACGGCAAGGCGGCGACCTCGCCTTATCGCAAGATGGGCCATGTCACGGTCCTGGATCGGGATATCGAGCAGGCCCGCGCCAAGGCCGAGCGGGTCCGTCGTCTGATCGAGATCTCGGGAGAGGATCACCCATGACCACATCCAATCCATCCACGTCGTCGGCGGATCGCCCGGCCCGCGTCGGCATCATCATGGGGAGCGATTCCGACCTGCCGGTGATGCAGGATGCAGCGACCGTGCTCGGCGAGCTCGGCATTCCCTACGAGATGACCATCGTCTCGGCGCACCGCACGCCCAAGCGGCTCTACGAGTATGCCGAGACGGCGGTCGAGCGCGGCCTGCGCGTCATCATCGCGGGCGCGGGCGGTGCGGCACATCTGCCCGGCATGGCTGCGGCCATCACGCCGCTACCTGTCATCGGCGTGCCGGTGAAGACCTCCAGCCTTTCCGGGCAGGACTCCTTGCTCTCGATCGTGCAGATGCCGGCCGGCGTGCCGGTGGCCACGGTCGCCATCAACGGTGCCAAGAATGCGGGCATCCTCGCCGCCCAGATCATCGGCGCCTCGGACGCCCAGGTGCGCGAGCGGATCGTCCTCTTCAAGCAGGATCTCGAAGCCATGGTGATGGCGAAGGTCGCGGCGATGGAGCAATCCACGTGAACCCGCTGGCCTATTTCGATCCGGACGATCCCTACCCCGAGAGCGATGGACAGCCGATGGCGGAGAACACGGAGCAGTTCGACTGGATCGTCAAGATCAAGGAAAACCTGGAGATCCTTTTCGCCGATCGGCCGGACGTCTTTGTCGCCGGCGATCTGCTTTGGTATCCGGTTTCGGATCGGCGTGTCTCCGGCCCCGTCGCACCGGATGTCATGGTTGTCTTCGGGCGGCCCAAGGGCCGACGCGGCTGCTACAAGCAATGGGAAGAGGGCGGAGTGGCACCGCAGGTTGTCTTCGAGATCCTGTCGCCCGCCAACAGCCTCAAGGAGATGGCCGATAAACTGGCCTACTACGCGCTCTACGGCGTCGAGGAGTATTACCTCTACGACCCCGGCACCAACCGTCTCGAGTTGTGGATCCGTCAAGGCGAGCGGCTATGCCCGATCAGTCACATCAACGGCTGGGCCAGCCCGCGGCTCGGGATCCGTTTTGCGCTCACGCCCGAGACTCTGGAGATCTTTGGTCCGAACGGTCGTCCCTTTTTGACCTCGATCGAGTTCTCGCGGCGCGCCGATCACGCGATCACGCGGGCGCAGGAGCAAGCAACACTGGCACAACAAGAGCACGAACGTGCAGAGCGTCTCGCCGCACGACTACGTGCCCTCGGCATCGATCCCGACGCCGACATCTGAGGCGTAGTGTCGCAGTACCGCGGCGCAGCATGAGGCGATCCATGGTCCCCTACTGCAGTGGTGAGTGACTGAAAACGAATCCTTGAACGGTGACTTAGGCGATTTCCGGGAATCAACATCCCGACTGCGCAGACGATGGGTCGGAAGTGACGCCGACGGTCGTCGCGAAGCGGCGACACCCCTGGGATAGACGACTTGCAGTCGTCCTCTTCAGCCGGCCCGACGGCCCGCGAGGTCGCGGTCAACGCGAGGCACTCGAGAACCGCGCCGAACGCGCTTTGGCACCGGTATCCGTTTTGCTCATCCAATCCCGATCGTCCTCTCCTTTCAGGCGTTGCCTGACGCGACGGTCGTGCGAGCGAGGCCCGTGGACGAGGACGACTGCAAGTCGTCTATCCCGGGGAGCAGAATCGACGCGTGTTGGGTAAAGTCATCTCACCCTCACTCTCTTTTTACCGCGTTTAACATCCTGAACCGCGTCACCACCGACGTCTGTGGGCACAGACCACGGCGATCCAGTCCGAAGACCTCGCATGGGTCCACCGGACGCGGTTCAGTTCAGCAACCGACCTCGTGCGTTGCCGGAATCAACTCCGCGACCGTGTCGCCTTGGCTCGCAGCAGCAAGCAAATCCGGAATATCCGCCTCGACCACCTCGACCCCCTTGCTCTCGCAAAACCGCCGTTCCTTGTCGGTTGGATCCGGGATCAGCGCCCAACCGGCCGGCGTTCCTGCCCCGTAGATCAGGTCCGACATCACCATGCGCTCGGTATCGCGCAGCAGCCGCAGTCCCAGAAACAGGTACTGACGGTCCTGCCGATAGGTCTTGAGAAACGCGGGGATCCCGAATCCGCCCATCAGCTCGGTGAGGTAATCCACGAAGTCCGCATCCGAGGCGATATAGGTCGCGTTCGGTCGCGGGCTGCCCATCGGCTTGAAGAGTACGGGAAGGCGCTGATCGACCTCGTCCAATTCGACCTGGCGATAGGCCGCCCCGTCGTAGTGGTCGAGCCGGAAGCGATAATCGGTTCCGGCGATGCGCGCGATCCCGCGCACCAGGGTATGCGGGACCCCGAGGTAGGAATCCTGCAACTGGGTATCCCGATTGATGTCGATAACGTAACGCGGCTGCAGGTCCTTCAGCCAGTCGTGCAGGGGTGCGCGCGTCCAAGTGCGCTGGCCGTAGGTGGAATCCAGAAAGCGGTTGACGGCACTGCGGCCGCGTTTGAGCTCCACATCCATCGCCGCACGGGGAAACTCCCACATGAGCCGCCGCGACATGGGCTTGCCGTTGTTCATCGCGATGATGAGGCTGTCGCTGTCCGCCGGCATGGGCTCGCCGGTGGCGGTATCCACCACGCCGGCGAGCGCGCCGGGACCGAGATAGGGAATCAGATCATCACGCGTGAGCGCGGCGGCGAGTCGTTGAAGCATCGTGGGAACCTATTGCGACCGAGAGAGAACACCGAGTAGCCAAGCAAGAACAACGCCACCCGTAACATCCCAAGATCACAGCCAGGTAGCGGACGTGCGGCGTCCTGAATGTTGCCGATCCCCCGCCCCTATGTCCTTTTCCCGACAATCCGATTGCGTTTCCCCTTTCCCCCTAAAACGCGACCGGTGCGGTATGCGTCATTTGTTGGAATGGCTTAGCCGCGCCAGCACCGACGACTGTCGGAATTGGCGCGGTTTAAAGTCTTAAAAAGTATTCAATTTTAAACCGCGTCTCACCGGGCTCGAGGACATCTCCGGAGCCAAATGCAAAATGAAAACTTACGCATGTCGCTCTGGACGCGGTTTAAATCCCGACACGTTCCCGATTCTCCTGAACCGCGTCGACTCCAAGTCCAATGCGGTACTCAAACGTCCGCACCGGACTCAAGTCACTCGCCGAGCCGCGAACGCGGTTCAGCCGGGGTCCGTGCGTTTGCGCCGCCGCTCCTGATGGAATCCAGGCTCACGAGGCTTGCGCTCGTACGTCGGTTGATCGGGGCGAGCACCGTCGGGGTTTTCTCCCCCGCTGCGCCGTGTTCCACCTGCCGAGCCATCCGCGAGCGAGATCCGCAGCGCCTGCCCACGGACGTAGACCCGTTTGAGATGGTTGAAGATCTCGCGGGGCATGCCTTCCGGCAGATCGACCAGCGAGTGATCGTCCCGGATGTCGATCCGACCGATATAGCGGCCTTCCAGCCCGGACTCGTTGGCGATGGCGCCGACGATCTCACGCGGGGTGGCGCCGTGCTGGTGGCCGACCTCGATCCGATAGCTGGTCAGGCCCTCGGATCCGCGCCCTTGCGGACGCGGCCGGTCGCGACTGTCCTCGCGTCCTCCCTCTTGACGAGGTGCTCCGCGGTCACCGTTGCGGGCCGGGCGCGGACGCCCCTCCTCGCGCCCCTCGCTGCGCGGGCCGCGTTCCGGACGCTCGGGCCGCGTCGCCGCCGGGCGCGGCAGATCCGCTTTGACATCGAGCGGACGCTCGCGCTGAGTGAGATAGGCCAGCGCCGCGGCGATGTCCATCATCTCCAGCTCCTGCTCCGTGCTCAGTCGTGCGACCAGACGGTAGAAGAAGTCGAGATCCTGCTCGGTCAGGGTCTTACGCAGCTCGGCGGTGAAGCGGTCGATGCGCGACTCGCTGAGCTGAGAGGCCGAGGGCGGCTCCATGGCCGGAACGCTGCGCCGGATGGTGCGCTCGATCGCGCGCAGCAGCCCGCGCTCGCGCGGCTCCACCAACAGGATGGCCCGCCCGGCCCGCCCGGCGCGCCCGGTCCGCCCGATGCGGTGGACATAGGCGGATGGATCGGTCGGGATGTCGTAGTTCACGACATGGCTGAGCCGCTCCACGTCGAGTCCGCGCGCGGCCACATCGGTTGCGACCAGGATATCCAAATGGCCCTGCTTGAGGCGCTCGACGGTGCGCTCGCGCATCTCTTGGCTCATGTCGCCGTTCAGAGGCTCGGCGGCGAAACCGTGCGCCTTGAGCTTGTCGGAGAGCTCAACGGTCGCATGTTTGGTGCGGACGAAGACGAGCATGCCGTCGAACGGCTCGAGCTCCAGGATGCGGGTGAGCACATCCAGCTTGTGGAAGCGGGTGACGACGCAGTGGTGCTGATCGATGGTGTCGACCGTCTCCGAGTCGGCCGTGACGCGAATCTCGACCGGATCGGACAGTCGGGTCTGGGCGACCCGGCGTATCCCCGCGGGCATGGTCGCGGAGAAGAGCGCGACCTGGCGTCCGGGCGGGGTCTGCTCGAAGATCCAGTCGATATCCTCCGCGAAGCCCATGTTGAGCATCTCGTCGGCCTCGTCCAGGACGAACGTCTTGAGCATGTCCAGCGCCAGGGTGCCGCGCTTGAGATGGTCCATCACACGCCCGGGCGTACCGACGATGACCTGCGGATTGCGTTTGAGCTGGCTGAGCTGCAGGCCATAGGCTTGTCCGCCGTAGATCGGCAGCACGAGAAAGCCCTTCAGATGCTGGGCGTAGCCTTGGAAGGCTTCGGCGACCTGCAACGCAAGCTCGCGGGTCGGCGTGAGCACCAGGACCTGGGGTCCGCGCTGCGTGGGATCGACGCGGCTGAGCAAGGGCAGGGCGAAGGCGGCGGTCTTGCCGGTACCGGTTTGGGCTTGGCCGAGTAGGTCGCGTCCGGCGAGCAGGTGAGGGATGCATTGGAGTTGAACGGGTGTCGGTGTCTCGTAACCGAGATCCTCGACCGCTTTGGCAATTGCGGGGGCTAGGCCGAGCTGGCCGAAGCCGATACTCGTGTCGGGGGTGTCCATCGTGGGGCCTCGAAAGAATGGCGCGTCCGGCGGGAAGTCCGGCGGACCATCCAGGGGGATTCGCGAAGTAACAGCAAACTAACAGAGTATTATCTGCGCGGCTTGCCGCTGGATCAAGTTTGATTCGCAGCTCGGAGTGCTGCGGACTGCAGGTCCGTCTGCGCGAAATCATCGCCTTTATACAAAAGCGGGGCCTGCGCGCGGATCGCCAGGGCGTAGGAAAAGCAGTCGCCGAAATTGAGCCCTGCGGGGTGCCGCCCCTTGCCGAATCGTCGGTACGCGTCGGCCGCGGCATCGGCCAGCGCTTCGTCCAGCGGAATCGTTCGGATTCGCTGCATGCGCAGGAATTGCTTGGCGCGCTCGACTCCGGGATCGCCGAGGCGCGATTGGATCACCAAAAAGAGCTCGGTGCGATTGGGCGCGCAGAGTCCGGGGCGGGTTGCTTCGGCCAACCGGTGCAGGATGCCGGCGGCTTCGGGCTCGCCGAGGAGGACCGCGGTCAGCGCGCTGGTGTCGACTGCCAGGTCAATCACCAAGTGATGCGCCGGTTTAGGCGAAGTGGCCATCGGTGTTGTAACCGAGGATCTCGTCGTCCGTGCGCCGGTCGAGTACGGGCAGGGGCCAGACCTCGCGTCGCAGCCAGTCCAACGTCTCCTCGGGCGACGCTCTCGCCCGAGAGGCGTCTTGTCCTTCCAGCCCGGCTTGAAGAGAGAGGATCGCTTCCTGCGTCATGGAGCGGCGGTGGATCGCGGCGGACTCCTTCAGTTGCCGGTAGATGTCGTCGGGGACGTTGCGCAGGACCAGTGTGTGCATCGGCGCTCTCGCTGAACAGGGTTGCAAGCAAAATGCTAGCAACGGCGGTCGGTATGCGCAACGGTTCCGGCCAAGCGGTTCTGGCGACGCTAAACCGCGTCCAGAGCGAGATGCTCATTTTCGAGTGACTTAGACGTTTGGTGCATTCACGGCTCCGTAGAGGAGGCGCGGTTTAATGCGATTCCGCATCGTTGCACTGCGGATCACTCGCTACCATGTCCAACCTCTCGTCTGGACAGGATCCGGACGCCGCCGATTCTTTTCCGAGGAAACCTGATGCCCACGACACCGACCCGACCCGGCATGGCCGTCCCGAGCACGCGTCTGAGTCGCCTTTGGCACCTCGGACGTGCCACCGGGGATCTCGCCGCCGGGATCGGCGTGAAGGGTCTGATGGAGCTTGCCCGGACCCGTCGTAGCGCCGAGCCGTCGAGAATCCGGCTCTCGCCCGAGCACACCCGTCGCTTTACCGATCGGCTCGCGAGGATGCGCGGTGCCGTCATGAAGATGGGGCAGCTCATGTCCATGGACGGCTCGGACATCTTCACGCCCGAGGCCGCGGAGATCATGAGCGCCTTGCGCGAGCGTGCCGAGCCGATGCCGATGAGCCAGCTCGCCGGGGTCCTGGAGCGCGAATACGGACCGGGCTGGAACGAGAGGTTCAAGCGGTTCGAGTTCACGCCCGTGGCCTCCGCCTCGATCGGGCAGGTGCACCGGGCCGAGACGCGCGACGGGCGTCAGCTCGCGCTCAAGATCCAATTTCCGGGTGTGCGCGAGAGCATCGACAGCGACATCGACAACCTCGCCTTCCTGGCCCGGACCCTCGGCATGGCCCCGACGGGCATCGACCTGACGCCTTATTTGGAGGGCGCACGCCGACAACTCCATCAGGAGGCCGACTACGGCGCCGAGGCGGATTCGCTCGAGGCGTATGGGGCCGGTGTCGGCGCAGACCCGGACTTCCTCGTCCCGCGCGTGCATCGCGACCTCTCCACATCGCGCGTGCTGGCGATGGATTTCGCCGAGGGTGTCCCGGTCGACCGTTTGGCCGACAGCGGCTACAGCTGCGAGGAGCGCGACCGCGCCGCAACGGCGTTGACACGCCTGTCCATGCGCGAGCTCTTCGCGTTCGGTCTCGTCCAATCCGACCCGAACTTCGGCAATTATCTCTACGATGCCAACAGCGGGCGGATCGTGCTGCTCGATTTCGGCGCCGCGTTGCCGGTGGGGTCGGAACTCGTGGAGCGCTATCGACAGCTCGCTCGTGCTGCATTCGCCGACGACCGTGCTGCGATGCGTGCGGCCTCGATCGATCTGGGCTATGTCGGCGCAAACGACCCGAGCGAGCAGGTGAACGCGCTCATCGACCTCTTGCGCATCTCCAGCGAGCCGCTGCGCAGCCCGGGGCGCTACGATTTCGGCGTCTCAGACCTCTTCGAGCGCGTTTACGCACGTGGCCGCGAGATGTTCTACTCGGGCGCCTTCAGCACCGTGCCTGCATCCGAGACGATGTTCCTGCACCGCAAGTTCATGGGCGCTTTCATGTTGTGTCGGCGTCTGCGCGCGCGGGTGGATCTCGGGGGGATGCTGACGCCGTATCTCTGAGGTCAGCCGCCAGCCTCCAGCCTCCAGCCGCCAGCCGCCAGCCGCCAGCCGACAGCTATCAGCAGGAGGCAGGGGCAGGAGGCAGGAGGCAGGAGGCAGGAGGCAGGAGGCAGGAGGCAGGAGGCAGGAGGCAGGAGGCAGGAGGCAGGAGGCAG
The sequence above is drawn from the Thiocapsa rosea genome and encodes:
- the purK gene encoding 5-(carboxyamino)imidazole ribonucleotide synthase translates to MDVFPLPIARIGIIGGGQLGRMMAKAAKRIGCTCVVLDPTPGSPAGQVAGHQIVGAYHDPAKLRELAESCDVVTFDIEDIDAETLIQLGREGHNIQPPPTVLALIQDKLTQKRALSAAGIPTAPFEPMPEPSAEAFSAFGYPLVQKACRGGYDGRGVSILDGPDDFDAHLPVPSLVERFIPAAKELAVLVARGLDGDHRCYPAVEMRFRPGENVLEMLLAPAQIPAETAAAAEQLAVRTVDALGGVGIFGVEMFLTEAGDLLVNEVAPRTHNSGHHTIEANMTDQFEQHLRAVVGLPLGSTEQLCPAAMINLLGAPGHRGRPVIKGMAEALAIPGVCLHLYGKAATSPYRKMGHVTVLDRDIEQARAKAERVRRLIEISGEDHP
- the purE gene encoding 5-(carboxyamino)imidazole ribonucleotide mutase, producing MTTSNPSTSSADRPARVGIIMGSDSDLPVMQDAATVLGELGIPYEMTIVSAHRTPKRLYEYAETAVERGLRVIIAGAGGAAHLPGMAAAITPLPVIGVPVKTSSLSGQDSLLSIVQMPAGVPVATVAINGAKNAGILAAQIIGASDAQVRERIVLFKQDLEAMVMAKVAAMEQST
- a CDS encoding Uma2 family endonuclease, yielding MNPLAYFDPDDPYPESDGQPMAENTEQFDWIVKIKENLEILFADRPDVFVAGDLLWYPVSDRRVSGPVAPDVMVVFGRPKGRRGCYKQWEEGGVAPQVVFEILSPANSLKEMADKLAYYALYGVEEYYLYDPGTNRLELWIRQGERLCPISHINGWASPRLGIRFALTPETLEIFGPNGRPFLTSIEFSRRADHAITRAQEQATLAQQEHERAERLAARLRALGIDPDADI
- a CDS encoding SIR2 family protein produces the protein MLQRLAAALTRDDLIPYLGPGALAGVVDTATGEPMPADSDSLIIAMNNGKPMSRRLMWEFPRAAMDVELKRGRSAVNRFLDSTYGQRTWTRAPLHDWLKDLQPRYVIDINRDTQLQDSYLGVPHTLVRGIARIAGTDYRFRLDHYDGAAYRQVELDEVDQRLPVLFKPMGSPRPNATYIASDADFVDYLTELMGGFGIPAFLKTYRQDRQYLFLGLRLLRDTERMVMSDLIYGAGTPAGWALIPDPTDKERRFCESKGVEVVEADIPDLLAAASQGDTVAELIPATHEVGC
- a CDS encoding DEAD/DEAH box helicase; translation: MDTPDTSIGFGQLGLAPAIAKAVEDLGYETPTPVQLQCIPHLLAGRDLLGQAQTGTGKTAAFALPLLSRVDPTQRGPQVLVLTPTRELALQVAEAFQGYAQHLKGFLVLPIYGGQAYGLQLSQLKRNPQVIVGTPGRVMDHLKRGTLALDMLKTFVLDEADEMLNMGFAEDIDWIFEQTPPGRQVALFSATMPAGIRRVAQTRLSDPVEIRVTADSETVDTIDQHHCVVTRFHKLDVLTRILELEPFDGMLVFVRTKHATVELSDKLKAHGFAAEPLNGDMSQEMRERTVERLKQGHLDILVATDVAARGLDVERLSHVVNYDIPTDPSAYVHRIGRTGRAGRAGRAILLVEPRERGLLRAIERTIRRSVPAMEPPSASQLSESRIDRFTAELRKTLTEQDLDFFYRLVARLSTEQELEMMDIAAALAYLTQRERPLDVKADLPRPAATRPERPERGPRSEGREEGRPRPARNGDRGAPRQEGGREDSRDRPRPQGRGSEGLTSYRIEVGHQHGATPREIVGAIANESGLEGRYIGRIDIRDDHSLVDLPEGMPREIFNHLKRVYVRGQALRISLADGSAGGTRRSGGENPDGARPDQPTYERKPREPGFHQERRRKRTDPG
- a CDS encoding type II toxin-antitoxin system VapC family toxin, whose protein sequence is MIDLAVDTSALTAVLLGEPEAAGILHRLAEATRPGLCAPNRTELFLVIQSRLGDPGVERAKQFLRMQRIRTIPLDEALADAAADAYRRFGKGRHPAGLNFGDCFSYALAIRAQAPLLYKGDDFAQTDLQSAALRAANQT
- a CDS encoding FitA-like ribbon-helix-helix domain-containing protein gives rise to the protein MHTLVLRNVPDDIYRQLKESAAIHRRSMTQEAILSLQAGLEGQDASRARASPEETLDWLRREVWPLPVLDRRTDDEILGYNTDGHFA
- a CDS encoding ABC1 kinase family protein, giving the protein MPTTPTRPGMAVPSTRLSRLWHLGRATGDLAAGIGVKGLMELARTRRSAEPSRIRLSPEHTRRFTDRLARMRGAVMKMGQLMSMDGSDIFTPEAAEIMSALRERAEPMPMSQLAGVLEREYGPGWNERFKRFEFTPVASASIGQVHRAETRDGRQLALKIQFPGVRESIDSDIDNLAFLARTLGMAPTGIDLTPYLEGARRQLHQEADYGAEADSLEAYGAGVGADPDFLVPRVHRDLSTSRVLAMDFAEGVPVDRLADSGYSCEERDRAATALTRLSMRELFAFGLVQSDPNFGNYLYDANSGRIVLLDFGAALPVGSELVERYRQLARAAFADDRAAMRAASIDLGYVGANDPSEQVNALIDLLRISSEPLRSPGRYDFGVSDLFERVYARGREMFYSGAFSTVPASETMFLHRKFMGAFMLCRRLRARVDLGGMLTPYL